Proteins found in one Triticum urartu cultivar G1812 chromosome 4, Tu2.1, whole genome shotgun sequence genomic segment:
- the LOC125550280 gene encoding protein NRT1/ PTR FAMILY 8.3-like, whose amino-acid sequence MEAAADEERPLLHLQPLLNQDVGSEYTSDGSVDINNQPALKHNTGNWRACYMILGVEFCECVAFFAIASNLVTYLTTVLHESKVAAARDVSAWVGACFLAPLIGAFLADTYLGRYWTMVVSLPVYTIGMLVLTVSASVPTSYYHGDVHHAVVVYLGLYLAGLGSAGIKPCASAFGADQFDSGDLTELEKKGSFFNWYYFLLNLGSLLSSTLLVWLQDNGWWGLSFAIPTVLMALGLAVFVGGSRVYRFRKLRASPFTSICQVLVAAIRKWHVQLPDDISSLYEPTSSSSAPESSHNIQHTNQFRFLDKAAAVLPPLDKTCTALPMCSWSFCTVTQVEELKILLRMLPIWASFVIFYSVAGQSASTFIEQGMVMDNHVGQFAIPPASLSIVNVFSVLIGVFIYESVLVPLVRRYTGKAKGFSQTQRLGIGFALSMLTMVYSAMLEMKRLAIAQASGLADQNVPVPVSILWQVPAYVMQGTAGVFTGIGMVEFFYDEAPYTMKSLCAAFSQLAVASAAYFNALVFSVVAVATKHGGAPGWIPDNLNEGHLDYFFWMMAALSLLNLAQFVHYSMRHREKTTS is encoded by the exons ATGGAAGCAGCAGCAGACGAGGAGAGGCCCCTGCTACATCTGCAACCGCTGCTTAATCAG GATGTAGGTTCAGAATACACCAGCGATGGATCTGTTGACATCAACAATCAGCCTGCTCTGAAGCACAACACAGGCAATTGGAGGGCGTGCTACATGATTTTAG GCGTCGAGTTTTGCGAATGCGTCGCCTTCTTTGCAATCGCGTCCAACTTGGTGACCTACCTCACCACGGTGCTCCACGAAAGCAAGGTCGCCGCCGCGCGGGATGTCTCTGCCTGGGTTGGCGCATGCTTCCTCGCGCCACTTATTGGGGCCTTCTTGGCTGACACATATCTGGGAAGATACTGGACGATGGTTGTTTCCCTTCCGGTCTACACCATT GGGATGCTCGTGCTCACGGTCTCAGCATCAGTCCCGACATCCTACTACCATGGTGATGTTCATCATGCTGTGGTGGTGTACCTAGGACTTTATCTTGCCGGGCTTGGGAGCGCTGGCATCAAACCCTGCGCGTCGGCCTTCGGCGCCGACCAGTTCGACAGCGGGGACCTGACAGAGCTGGAGAAGAAGGGCTCCTTCTTCAACTGGTACTACTTCCTGCTCAATCTCGGCTCCCTTCTGTCGAGCACACTGCTTGTTTGGCTGCAGGACAATGGTTGGTGGGGGCTCAGTTTCGCGATCCCAACGGTGCTCATGGCCTTGGGCCTAGCAGTGTTTGTTGGTGGCTCCAGAGTGTACAGGTTCAGGAAACTGAGAGCAAGCCCATTCACGAGCATCTGTCAGGTGCTCGTTGCGGCCATCAGGAAGTGGCATGTGCAACTGCCAGATGATATATCGTCCTTGTACGAGCCGACCAGTTCGTCATCAGCACCTGAATCAAGTCACAATATTCAGCATACGAATCAATTCAG GTTTCTAGACAAGGCTGCCGCAGTGCTGCCCCCGTTAGACAAGACATGCACGGCGTTGCCGATGTGTTCATGGAGTTTCTGCACAGTGACCCAAGTTGAGGAGCTGAAGATACTGCTACGGATGTTACCCATCTGGGCGTCGTTCGTGATCTTCTACTCAGTCGCTGGGCAGAGCGCATCGACATTTATCGAGCAGGGGATGGTCATGGACAACCACGTCGGCCAGTTCGCAATCCCACCTGCCTCCCTCTCTATTGTCAACGTGTTCAGCGTCCTTATTGGGGTTTTCATCTACGAATCCGTGCTAGTGCCACTCGTGCGGCGTTATACCGGCAAGGCGAAGGGCTTCTCGCAGACGCAGCGCCTTGGAATTGGCTTTGCACTGTCCATGCTGACCATGGTGTACTCAGCAATGCTTGAGATGAAAAGGCTGGCCATCGCGCAAGCCAGTGGCCTGGCAGACCAGAATGTGCCTGTGCCAGTGAGCATTCTGTGGCAAGTTCCTGCATATGTAATGCAAGGTACAGCTGGGGTTTTCACAGGAATCGGAATGGTGGAGTTCTTCTACGATGAGGCCCCTTACACCATGAAGAGCCTTTGTGCAGCATTCTCGCAGCTTGCAGTTGCGTCCGCGGCTTACTTCAACGCACTCGTATTTAGTGTTGTTGCGGTGGCCACGAAGCACGGTGGTGCGCCTGGATGGATCCCGGATAATCTGAATGAAGGGCACTTGGACTATTTCTTCTGGATGATGGCTGCTCTTAGCTTACTGAATCTGGCGCAATTTGTGCACTACTCCATGAGGCATAGAGAGAAGACAACTTCTTGA
- the LOC125554520 gene encoding agmatine coumaroyltransferase-2-like: MKVKIESSKIVKPLYEDGEAPARAQWVPLSVFDKVTYGEHVAIIFAFRPPNPPNSEVELGLAKALAVYQEWAGQIGDGPDGRRSVLLNDAGARFVEAKVDAPMAVSVPSGPSPEVRRLHPRIDDGPVELVQVQLTRFSCGSLAVGFAGHHQIADGQATANFLAAWGLATRQLPVSPLPVCDRGTWFAPREPPLVEFPHREVEYRAPAPNTMDEKEEIGFGAAGHDKVKVHMMHLSKDFVARLKARASSGLPPSRRGYTTFQSVVAHLWRAITAARGLGADVTTKVRISVNGRMRMRPPMPRDYFGNVVLWAFPRTDAGDLVSRPVGHAAELVYRAVADVDDAYFRSFVDLASSGVVEAEGLVSTADSEQAVLCPDLEVDAWLGINFHGLNFGGGGPFRVMPTYYPMEGSLFLVPSTLGDGSMEAYVALFDDHLAEFKRICHKID; the protein is encoded by the coding sequence ATGAAGGTTAAGATCGAGAGCTCCAAGATCGTCAAGCCGCTGTACGAGGACGGCGAGGCGCCGGCGCGTGCGCAGTGGGTGCCGCTTTCCGTGTTCGACAAGGTGACGTACGGGGAGCACGTCGCCATCATCTTCGCGTTCCGGCCGCCGAACCCGCCCAACAGCGAGGTCGAGCTGGGCCTGGCCAAGGCGCTCGCCGTGTACCAGGAGTGGGCCGGGCAGATCGGCGACGGTCCCGACGGGCGCCGGTCGGTGCTGCTGAACGACGCCGGGGCGCGCTTTGTGGAGGCCAAGGTGGACGCGCCCATGGCGGTGTCCGTGCCGTCCGGGCCGTCGCCTGAGGTGAGGCGGCTGCACCCGAGGATCGACGACGGCCCTGTGGAGCTGGTGCAGGTGCAGCTGACTCGCTTCTCCTGTGGGTCGCTGGCCGTGGGCTTCGCGGGGCACCACCAGATCGCCGACGGGCAGGCCACGGCCAACTTCCTGGCGGCGTGGGGCCTCGCTACGCGGCAGCTCCCGGTGTCGCCGCTCCCGGTCTGCGACCGCGGCACCTGGTTCGCGCCGCGCGAGCCGCCGCTCGTGGAGTTCCCGCACCGGGAGGTGGAGTACAGGGCGCCGGCACCAAACACGATGGACGAGAAGGAGGAGATCGGCTTTGGCGCGGCGGGGCACGACAAGGTGAAGGTGCACATGATGCACCTGAGCAAGGATTTCGTGGCGCGGCTCAAGGCGCGGGCCTCGTCGGGGCTCCCGCCGTCGAGGCGCGGCTACACGACGTTCCAGAGCGTGGTGGCGCACCTCTGGCGCGCGATCACCGCGGCGCGCGGCCTGGGCGCCGACGTGACGACCAAGGTCCGCATCTCCGTGAACGGCCGGATGCGCATGCGCCCGCCCATGCCGCGCGACTACTTCGGCAACGTGGTCCTGTGGGCGTTCCCGCGCACGGACGCCGGCGACCTCGTGTCCCGGCCGGTGGGCCACGCGGCGGAGCTCGTCTACCGCGCCGTGGCGGACGTGGACGACGCCTACTTCCGGTCCTTCGTGGACCTTGCCTCCTCCGGCGTCGTGGAGGCTGAGGGGCTGGTCTCGACGGCGGACAGCGAGCAGGCGGTGCTGTGCCCGGACCTGGAGGTGGACGCGTGGCTGGGGATCAACTTCCACGGCCTGAATTTCGGCGGCGGCGGGCCCTTCCGCGTCATGCCGACGTACTACCCCATGGAGGGCAGCCTGTTCCTGGTGCCGTCCACCCTGGGCGACGGCAGCATGGAGGCCTACGTGGCCCTCTTCGACGACCACCTTGCGGAGTTCAAGAGGATATGCCACAAGATCGATTAG
- the LOC125553417 gene encoding uncharacterized protein LOC125553417 — MAIIKQSLIVLVLLICGAGGSTTPAPAPEPALLTQDNLCVGISTTNEEMVCVANVALACFAENAVTDELTFTPCFVTAAGTECLAKDKEEPSKNHCIGLEISNQLLQCLGDSAWTCYNSFTGYIPPAFIGCFQGRALMCTPQ, encoded by the exons ATGGCCATCATCAAGCAGTCGCTCATTGTCCTAGTGCTGCTCATATGCGGAGCAGGCGGCTCCACcacaccggcgccggcgccggagCCGGCGCTGCTGACGCAGGATAATCTGTGTGTCGGCATAAG CACTACCAACGAAGAGATGGTCTGCGTCGCCAACGTCGCACTGGCGTGCTTCGCCGAAAATGCAGTCACCGACGAGCTTACCTTCACGCCATGCTTCGTCACCGCCGCCGGCACGGAATGCTTGgccaaggataaggaggagcccAGCAAGAACCACTGCATCGGCCTAGAGATCAGCAACCAACTGCTGCAATGCCTTGGAGATAGCGCCTGGACCTGCTACAACAGCTTCACCGGGTACATCCCTCCCGCCTTCATCGGGTGCTTCCAAGGCAGAGCCCTCATGTGCACCCCACAGTGA